In a genomic window of bacterium:
- the recG gene encoding ATP-dependent DNA helicase RecG: MVPTPDQLSPGVPARSLAYLHAVDVGRVKWIRGKRAAALKNSGIRSVTDLLLHAPRRHIDRSRRLAIDELAVGQEATVIGRVERVVVRRPRPRMAIVEATVTDGHGSIKAVWFNQEYQARRLDRGIEVALSGRIDRYRGRLQINSPAVDVLDSGPDNLAVGRVVPVYRTVGSIGTGVLRLAVHNALLRSRPILDPLPADVIERHDLLPREEAINSIHFPESLAEVGAARRRLVFDEFFRHEVALAMTRKRKESDSVGIAHRLHPEPDLVERFIDGLPFRPTGAQRRVIDEIGADMAAPVPMHRLLHGEVGSGKTVVAVAALLVGVQSGYQAAIMAPTEVLAEQHYEGVTRLLSEARMAPRFSGPRSLFDPAHDDPDRPRIRVALLTGSRADANVRERPGRAGLLAGIAAGEVDVVIGTHALIQEGVRFARLGAAVVDEQHRFGVHQRVKLKEKAQGADPDLLIMTATPIPRTLSMTLYGALDVSALDEMPAGRKRIKTWAVSATGEELERAHQAIRDEVEKGRQAFVVCPLVEDSDRVEAASAIAEHRRLGRVFPDLRLGLLHGQMRSEEKRSVMDGFRSGDLDVLVSTTVIEVGVDVPNATIMVIRDADRFGLSQLHQLRGRVGRGAQPAQCVLLADPTTKEGAARISAMERMSDGYRLAEEDLRIRGHGTVFGARQSGFSDLRIADILADVAELSAARKEAFDLVKADPGLEGYPDVREEVRVLLGDEVEWLFKS; encoded by the coding sequence ATGGTGCCCACGCCCGACCAGCTCTCCCCAGGAGTACCCGCCAGGAGCCTCGCCTACCTGCACGCCGTCGACGTGGGCCGCGTCAAGTGGATCAGGGGCAAGCGGGCCGCCGCGCTGAAGAACTCGGGCATACGATCGGTCACCGACCTGCTCCTGCATGCGCCGCGCCGCCACATCGACCGATCCCGCCGGCTGGCCATCGACGAGTTGGCGGTCGGCCAGGAAGCCACTGTCATCGGGAGGGTGGAACGGGTCGTGGTGCGGCGGCCCCGCCCGCGGATGGCCATCGTGGAGGCCACCGTCACCGACGGTCACGGGTCGATCAAGGCGGTGTGGTTCAACCAGGAATACCAGGCCCGGCGCCTGGACCGCGGGATCGAGGTAGCGCTGTCGGGAAGGATCGACCGCTACCGCGGCCGGTTGCAGATCAACTCGCCGGCGGTGGACGTGCTGGACTCCGGGCCCGACAACCTGGCGGTGGGGCGGGTGGTACCGGTCTACCGGACCGTCGGCTCGATCGGTACAGGAGTCCTCCGGCTGGCCGTTCACAATGCTCTGCTACGTTCCCGGCCGATTCTCGATCCGCTACCGGCTGACGTCATCGAGCGTCATGATCTCCTTCCCCGGGAGGAGGCGATCAATTCCATCCACTTCCCGGAGTCGCTGGCAGAGGTGGGCGCTGCCCGGCGCCGGCTGGTGTTCGACGAGTTCTTCCGGCATGAGGTGGCGCTGGCGATGACGAGGAAGCGCAAGGAGAGCGACTCGGTCGGCATAGCGCACCGGCTTCACCCGGAGCCCGATCTGGTGGAGCGTTTCATCGATGGCCTGCCGTTCCGGCCCACGGGCGCCCAGCGGCGGGTGATCGACGAGATCGGTGCGGACATGGCGGCGCCGGTGCCGATGCACCGGCTGCTCCACGGCGAAGTCGGTTCGGGCAAGACCGTCGTGGCGGTCGCGGCGTTGCTGGTGGGTGTCCAGAGCGGGTACCAGGCGGCCATCATGGCGCCCACCGAGGTGCTGGCCGAGCAGCACTACGAGGGTGTCACCCGGCTCCTCTCCGAGGCGCGCATGGCCCCGCGCTTCTCCGGTCCGCGGTCCCTCTTCGACCCCGCCCACGACGATCCGGACCGTCCCCGGATCCGGGTGGCGCTTCTGACCGGAAGTCGCGCCGATGCCAACGTACGGGAGCGGCCAGGCCGCGCCGGTCTGCTCGCGGGCATAGCGGCCGGGGAGGTCGACGTCGTGATCGGCACCCACGCCTTGATCCAGGAGGGGGTGCGTTTCGCGAGGCTGGGTGCGGCCGTGGTGGACGAGCAGCACAGGTTCGGGGTTCACCAACGGGTGAAGCTCAAGGAGAAGGCGCAGGGGGCTGATCCCGATCTGCTGATCATGACCGCCACCCCCATTCCCCGGACGCTGTCGATGACCCTGTACGGCGCTCTCGACGTCTCGGCGCTGGACGAGATGCCGGCGGGTCGCAAGCGGATCAAGACGTGGGCCGTTTCCGCGACGGGCGAGGAACTGGAGAGGGCGCACCAGGCCATCCGGGACGAGGTGGAGAAGGGGCGCCAGGCCTTCGTGGTCTGCCCGCTCGTGGAGGATTCCGACCGGGTGGAGGCCGCGTCGGCGATCGCCGAGCACCGGCGGCTGGGCCGGGTGTTCCCGGACCTCCGCCTGGGCCTGCTCCACGGCCAGATGCGGTCCGAGGAGAAGCGGAGCGTGATGGACGGGTTCCGGTCCGGGGACCTGGACGTGCTCGTCTCGACGACCGTGATCGAGGTCGGCGTGGACGTGCCCAACGCGACCATCATGGTGATCAGGGACGCGGACCGGTTCGGTCTGAGCCAGCTCCACCAGCTGCGGGGTCGGGTGGGGCGAGGCGCCCAACCGGCCCAGTGCGTGTTGCTGGCCGATCCCACCACGAAGGAGGGAGCGGCGCGCATCAGTGCGATGGAGCGCATGTCGGACGGCTACCGGCTTGCCGAGGAGGACCTCAGGATCCGCGGCCACGGTACCGTGTTCGGGGCCCGGCAGTCGGGCTTCTCGGACCTGCGGATCGCCGACATCCTGGCCGACGTCGCGGAGTTGTCGGCGGCGCGAAAGGAGGCGTTCGACCTGGTGAAGGCGGATCCGGGGCTGGAAGGGTATCCCGATGTCCGGGAGGAGGTGAGGGTGCTCCTGGGGGACGAGGTGGAATGGCTGTTCAAGTCGTGA
- the rsmD gene encoding 16S rRNA (guanine(966)-N(2))-methyltransferase RsmD: MRIIAGVAKGRILKAPSGSGTRPMTGRAREAVFSSIASAIPGADVLDLYAGTGSLGLEALSRGAATAVFVERDRAALRALRTNIGALGLGGEVVAGRVGDYLTSAAARHPNGPPARFTLVFVDPPYELPITRVEEQLAAAARLLRDRGSLVLHRRLGERPPQTVGLRLARTRTYGTARIWRYQQVRPVSG, encoded by the coding sequence ATGAGGATCATCGCCGGTGTCGCGAAAGGAAGGATCCTCAAGGCGCCTTCCGGCTCGGGTACCCGTCCGATGACCGGACGCGCCCGCGAGGCTGTCTTCTCGTCCATCGCCTCCGCCATCCCCGGTGCCGATGTGCTCGACCTGTACGCCGGGACCGGTTCCCTGGGGCTGGAGGCACTCAGCCGGGGCGCGGCCACAGCGGTGTTCGTGGAGCGGGATCGAGCTGCCCTGCGGGCCCTGCGGACCAACATCGGAGCGCTGGGACTCGGGGGCGAGGTGGTGGCCGGAAGGGTTGGCGACTATCTCACCTCGGCGGCCGCCCGCCATCCGAACGGTCCGCCCGCCCGGTTCACGCTGGTGTTCGTGGATCCTCCCTACGAGCTTCCGATCACACGCGTGGAGGAGCAACTCGCCGCAGCGGCGCGGCTGCTTCGTGACCGGGGATCATTGGTACTCCATCGGCGGCTGGGCGAGCGCCCGCCCCAAACGGTGGGACTCCGGCTGGCCCGGACGCGTACCTACGGAACCGCCCGGATTTGGCGCTATCAACAGGTCCGGCCGGTTTCCGGTTAG
- the coaD gene encoding pantetheine-phosphate adenylyltransferase, producing MAKAVCPGSFDPPTNGHMDVIRRSLSLFDTVLVAVIRNLSKRPMFSSEERVEMLRDLLAAEPRVEVVAFDGLLVDLAKARGVNVIVKGLRAVSDFDYELQMAQMNHGLSGIDTVFIPTSPEHAYLSSSLVKEVGSLGGSVSGLVPGRVAELMKERWSE from the coding sequence GTGGCAAAGGCGGTCTGCCCCGGTAGCTTCGATCCGCCCACCAACGGCCACATGGACGTGATCCGGCGAAGCCTGTCCCTGTTCGATACGGTGTTGGTGGCGGTCATCCGCAACCTGTCCAAGAGACCCATGTTCTCGTCCGAGGAACGGGTGGAGATGCTCCGCGACCTGCTTGCCGCGGAGCCCAGAGTTGAGGTGGTCGCGTTTGACGGCTTGCTGGTCGACCTTGCCAAGGCCCGAGGGGTGAACGTGATCGTCAAAGGACTCCGGGCCGTTTCGGACTTCGACTACGAGCTCCAGATGGCCCAGATGAACCACGGGCTGTCGGGCATCGATACGGTGTTCATCCCCACCAGCCCGGAACACGCCTACCTCTCCTCCTCGTTGGTGAAAGAAGTTGGGAGCCTGGGCGGTTCGGTATCCGGCCTGGTTCCCGGACGCGTAGCAGAGCTGATGAAAGAACGGTGGTCAGAATGA
- a CDS encoding DUF177 domain-containing protein codes for MKPVNTFVVNVSGLVNRPGSTRQVTLTGQVEPVLDQVEDCGPVTADLRLEAMAGGVWVRGAARAEMVLRCNRCLDPVGFDAEAPVRQAYGEEARDDMPAIGQEGDIDLSGVLHDELCLSVPLVPLCSESCRGLCPVCGVDLNEGSCQGHSESRDSPFATLEALLEVPLETA; via the coding sequence ATGAAGCCTGTGAACACCTTCGTGGTCAACGTCTCCGGTCTGGTCAACCGCCCCGGATCCACCCGGCAGGTCACCCTTACCGGGCAGGTGGAGCCGGTGCTGGACCAGGTCGAGGATTGCGGTCCGGTCACGGCGGACCTGCGTCTCGAGGCGATGGCGGGCGGGGTATGGGTGCGCGGCGCTGCCAGGGCGGAGATGGTGCTCCGTTGCAACCGGTGCCTGGACCCGGTCGGCTTCGATGCCGAGGCTCCGGTACGGCAGGCCTACGGTGAGGAAGCCCGCGACGACATGCCGGCGATCGGCCAGGAGGGAGACATCGACCTTTCCGGCGTCCTCCACGATGAGCTGTGCCTGTCGGTGCCGCTGGTACCGCTATGCTCTGAGTCCTGCCGGGGCCTTTGTCCGGTATGCGGCGTCGATCTGAACGAGGGTTCCTGCCAGGGGCACTCCGAGTCTCGGGATTCTCCGTTCGCCACGCTGGAAGCCCTGCTGGAGGTCCCGCTCGAGACGGCGTGA
- the rpmF gene encoding 50S ribosomal protein L32, with the protein MAVPKKRMSRSRTRRRKAEAMRMRPVRTVTCGRCGNPKLPHRACTGPGGCGTYRDRTVVETYS; encoded by the coding sequence ATGGCAGTACCAAAGAAGAGAATGTCGCGCTCGCGGACCCGCCGCCGGAAGGCGGAGGCTATGAGGATGCGCCCGGTTCGCACCGTCACCTGCGGACGGTGCGGGAACCCGAAACTGCCGCACCGCGCCTGCACCGGTCCGGGGGGTTGCGGGACCTATCGCGATCGAACGGTGGTGGAAACCTACAGCTGA
- the plsX gene encoding phosphate acyltransferase PlsX yields the protein MARIALDVMGTDRGPAEIVAGAIMAAGAGNELVLVGDREVIEPELTATGADLDVVHAPDVVGMGEDPARAVRDKPRSSIMVAARLVASGDADALVSAGSTGAAMTAASIVIGRLEGIQRPAIATPIPRATGIPTLVLDAGANLEVKPAHLVRFAVMGALVAEIVYGIDRPRVGLLNIGEEPSKGREVERSAFGLLEEAPVNFVGNIEGGDIPGDVADVVVTDGFTGNVVLKTMEGTAGLVLALVSDAFGRRPGGIPGEMLRVVEEVRMLIDPELCAGGAYLLGTRSGVVIGHGSSSRNAVFNAVGLAAEGVKGGLSERMERGLARS from the coding sequence TTGGCACGGATAGCTCTTGACGTCATGGGAACGGATCGCGGCCCTGCCGAGATCGTGGCCGGAGCGATCATGGCCGCCGGCGCGGGAAACGAACTGGTGCTGGTGGGGGACAGGGAGGTCATCGAGCCCGAGTTGACGGCGACCGGTGCCGACCTCGATGTGGTCCACGCGCCGGATGTGGTGGGGATGGGGGAGGATCCGGCCAGGGCGGTGCGGGACAAGCCGCGCTCCTCGATCATGGTGGCTGCCCGATTGGTGGCTTCCGGGGACGCCGACGCCCTGGTGTCGGCCGGATCGACCGGGGCGGCCATGACCGCGGCTTCCATCGTCATCGGGCGTCTCGAAGGCATCCAGCGTCCTGCCATCGCCACACCGATCCCTCGCGCGACCGGGATCCCGACCCTGGTACTCGACGCGGGGGCGAACCTGGAGGTGAAGCCCGCTCATCTGGTCCGGTTCGCGGTGATGGGCGCGCTGGTGGCCGAGATCGTCTACGGGATCGACCGGCCTCGGGTGGGCTTGCTCAATATCGGGGAGGAGCCTTCCAAGGGTCGTGAGGTGGAGCGATCCGCCTTCGGCCTGTTGGAGGAGGCCCCGGTGAACTTCGTGGGCAACATCGAGGGAGGGGACATTCCGGGCGACGTCGCCGACGTGGTGGTCACCGACGGCTTCACCGGCAACGTGGTGCTGAAGACGATGGAAGGGACGGCCGGGCTGGTCCTCGCGCTGGTCAGCGATGCCTTCGGGCGTCGCCCGGGCGGCATTCCCGGAGAGATGTTGAGGGTCGTCGAAGAGGTCCGGATGCTGATCGATCCCGAGTTGTGCGCCGGCGGGGCCTATCTCCTCGGGACCAGGTCCGGCGTGGTGATCGGCCATGGGTCATCGTCACGAAACGCCGTCTTCAACGCCGTCGGGCTGGCGGCCGAAGGTGTCAAGGGCGGTCTGTCCGAACGGATGGAGCGGGGGCTGGCCCGCTCGTGA
- the rnc gene encoding ribonuclease III — MTGSGGLESALGYRFRDPGHLDQALRHRSWVAETGEGPSNERLEFLGDTILQLVVTDFIFHEYACLSEGQMAKLRASVVNRDVLHRMADGLGLGRFLALDKGEEATGGRSKPSILADAMEAVIGAVYLDGGLDVARDLVMRIWEERITTEAESPGRSDYKSRLNVELGSAAHEVRYTVIGAGPDHERLFTARVSVGDDQLGSGSGRSKREAEQSAARQALSKLRHEGA, encoded by the coding sequence GTGACCGGAAGCGGAGGCCTCGAGTCGGCCCTCGGGTACCGCTTCCGCGATCCAGGCCATCTGGACCAGGCCCTGCGTCACCGGTCATGGGTGGCCGAGACCGGCGAGGGGCCTTCCAACGAGCGACTGGAGTTCCTGGGCGACACCATCCTGCAGCTGGTGGTGACCGACTTCATCTTCCACGAATACGCATGCCTGTCAGAGGGGCAGATGGCCAAGCTCCGGGCATCGGTGGTCAACCGGGACGTGCTTCACCGGATGGCCGACGGCTTGGGACTGGGCCGGTTCCTCGCTCTCGACAAGGGCGAGGAGGCAACCGGTGGCCGGAGCAAGCCCTCCATCCTGGCCGATGCGATGGAGGCTGTCATCGGCGCCGTGTATCTCGATGGCGGACTGGACGTGGCCCGTGATCTGGTCATGCGTATCTGGGAGGAGCGCATCACGACCGAAGCGGAATCACCGGGTAGGAGTGATTACAAGAGCCGTCTCAACGTGGAGCTGGGTAGTGCCGCGCACGAGGTGCGGTACACCGTCATAGGCGCCGGACCCGACCACGAGAGGCTGTTCACCGCCCGGGTCTCGGTCGGGGACGACCAGTTGGGGTCGGGATCCGGCCGGTCCAAGCGAGAGGCCGAGCAGTCGGCCGCTCGCCAGGCCCTGAGCAAACTGCGCCACGAGGGTGCCTGA
- the mutM gene encoding bifunctional DNA-formamidopyrimidine glycosylase/DNA-(apurinic or apyrimidinic site) lyase, translating into MPELPEVETTRRGLVPVLARRTVVAVEALHPRMLRRQPDPVDFVPRLSGQVVGELRRKGKFLLIEVGEGLTWVFHLGMSGRMSVTAREAPRHPHTRVVVRTDAGQEVRMVDPRTFGFTAALTADELAASSIARLGPDALTALPSARELASGAAGRRVATKTLLLDQRYLAGLGNIYADEVLFAAAIAGDRPAGSLSLAEVGAIRTAIGRVLADGLEHGGTSLDDLAYLLPDGRAGRHLEYLSVYGREGKPCRRCGAPIVKARINGRSSHRCPACQA; encoded by the coding sequence GTGCCTGAACTTCCCGAGGTCGAGACCACCCGTCGCGGGCTCGTGCCGGTCCTGGCCAGGCGCACTGTCGTGGCGGTGGAGGCTCTCCATCCCCGGATGCTGCGGCGCCAACCGGATCCGGTGGACTTCGTGCCCAGGTTGTCGGGCCAGGTGGTGGGTGAGCTGCGCCGCAAGGGCAAGTTCCTGCTCATCGAGGTGGGGGAGGGCCTCACCTGGGTCTTTCACCTGGGCATGTCGGGCCGGATGTCGGTCACCGCTCGCGAGGCACCCCGGCACCCTCACACGCGGGTGGTGGTGCGGACGGATGCCGGCCAGGAGGTCAGGATGGTCGACCCGCGTACCTTCGGCTTCACCGCCGCGCTCACCGCGGACGAGTTGGCCGCGTCGAGCATCGCCCGTCTCGGGCCCGACGCCCTGACCGCGCTCCCCTCGGCCCGCGAGTTGGCATCGGGGGCGGCGGGCCGTCGCGTGGCCACCAAGACCTTGCTCCTGGACCAGCGCTACCTGGCCGGACTGGGCAACATCTACGCCGACGAGGTGTTGTTCGCGGCCGCCATCGCCGGCGATCGTCCGGCCGGCTCGCTCAGCCTGGCCGAGGTGGGCGCCATACGCACTGCCATCGGGCGGGTGCTGGCGGATGGTCTCGAGCACGGGGGGACATCCCTCGACGACCTCGCCTACCTGCTTCCGGACGGAAGGGCCGGGCGGCACCTCGAGTATCTGTCGGTGTACGGGCGGGAAGGCAAGCCATGCCGGCGCTGTGGCGCCCCGATAGTGAAAGCAAGGATCAACGGCCGGTCCTCGCACCGATGCCCGGCCTGCCAGGCCTGA